AGAAAGCAGGAAAAAGTGAAAAGGAAATAAGAGCTTCTTTTTTAAAGCCTGCTAAAATGACCATTTTTAAATGGGAAAAAGATGGAAGTCCTGGCGAGGTAGACACCATTATGAAGCCGATGGATTCTATGCGTTATTATAAATCATTTTTACACCCAGGAATGATGAGTATGGATCCACAAACGGGTCATGTCAAGGCATGGGTAGGTGGTATGAATTATAGACACTTCCAATATGATCATGTCAAACAAGGGAAGCGTCAGGTAGGGTCTACTTTTAAGCCGTTCGTTTATGCTACAGCAATCAATCAGTTACACATGTCGCCATGCGATAAGTTGCCATTAGCACCATTGACTATTGAAGCTAATAAATATGGTAATTCAAAAGCTTGGACCCCTAAAAATGATGATCGTAATTATGATGGAGAGGTTACTTTAAAGCATGCATTAGCAAATTCTGTAAATACAATTACAGCAAGATTAATGGATAAGGTTGGGCCACAGCCAGTTGCGGAATTAGCTAAGAATTTAGGTATTACATCGGATATACCTTTAGTACCTTCTATTGCTTTAGGTACGCCAGATATTAGTGTTTACGAGATGGTAGGGGCATATTCTGGATTTGCAAATCAAGGAGTTTACACTAAGCCTGTAATGGTAACAACTATTGTAGATAAAAATGATACTGTTTTATATCAATTTGTTCCAGAAACTAGAGATGTATTAAGTGCGGAGACTGCCTATGTTACCGTTAAATTAATGGAAGGTGTAACTCAAAGTGGATCGGGATCGCGTTTACGTAGAACATGGATGCCTAAAACAGGGGTTTATCCAGAAATTATAACAGGGTATCCTTACGAGTTTAAAAATCCAATTGCAGGTAAGACAGGGACTACGCAAAACCAATCTGATGGATGGTTTATGGGTATGGTTCCTAATCTGGTGACAGGTGTTTGGGTTGGAGCTGAAGATAGAGCAACGCATTTTAGAAGTATTACTTATGGACAAGGTGCTGCTATGGCTTTACCTATTTGGGGAATGTACATGAAGAGTTGTTATGAAGATGAGACGTTGGATGTCTCTACGTCTAGTTTTGTAAAACCTTCTAATTTGTCAATTACTGTAGATTGTACTGATTATGTTGGAGATGAAGGGGATTCTCAAGGGTTGAATTTGCCGGAAGAAGATGTTCCTGATGAACTAGAAATGTAATTCTAAGTTATATTAAAAAAAAATAAAAGCCATTCCGTAAAGAATGGCTTTTTTATTTCTTAAATTTAAACCACAAAAAATTAGAAAAATAATGATTCTAAAAACAGTTAATTCAGTTTCAGAGGCGCTAGAAGGAGTTAAAGACAATATGACTTTTATGTTAGGTGGTTTTGGACTTAGTGGTATCCCTGAAAATGCGATAGCAGAGTTGGTTAAACGTAATGTTAAAGGCGTGACTTGTATTTCAAATAATGCAGGAGTTGATGATTTTGGCTTGGGTTTATTACTCCAGAAAAAGCAAATAAAGAAGATGGTGTCTTCTTACGTTGGGGAAAACGATGAGTTTGAAAGACAAATGTTGTCTGGAGAGTTGGATGTCGAGCTTATTCCGCAAGGGACTTTGGCCGAACGTTGTCGTGCTGCGCAAGCAGGATTTCCAGCGATATTTACACCAGCAGGTTATGGAACAGAAGTCGCTGAAGGAAAAGAAACTAGAGAATTTGATGGCAAAATGTATGTTTTAGAGCATGCTTTTAAAGCAGATTTTGCTTTTGTAAAAGCGTGGAAGGGTGACGTTGCTGGAAATTTAATATTTAAGGGTACAGCAAGAAACTTTAATCCATGTATGGCGGGGGCTGCAAAAATTACGGTTGCTGAGGTAGAGGAGTTAGTTCCTGTAGGAACACTTGATCCTAATCAAATTCATATTCCAGGGATTTTTGTACAACGTATTTTTCAAGGTGATACTTATGAAAAACGTATTGAACAAAGAACCGTTAGGCAACGCAGTTAAGAAGTTATAAGTATCTATTTTTAGTGTTATTAGATGAGTTAACACGTGAGTTAGTGTATTTTAGAACTTTTAATACTTACAATTTTAAATTATAAAGATGTTAGATAAGACAGGAATAGCAAAACGTATTGCGCAAGAAGTACAAGATGGTTACTACGTTAATTTAGGGATTGGTATCCCGACTTTAGTCGCTAACTATGTGCGTAATGATATAGAAGTAGAGTTTCAATCGGAAAATGGTGTTTTAGGTATGGGGCCATTTCCTTTTGAAGGAGAAGAGGATGCTGATATAATAAATGCAGGAAAACAGACCATAACAACCTTGCCAGGAGCTAGTTTTTTTGATAGTGCAACTAGTTTCGCTATGATACGTGGTCAGCATGTGGATTTGACTATTTTAGGGGCAATGGAAGTGTCTGAAAATGGCGACATCGCTAATTGGAAAATACCTGGAAAAATGGTAAAAGGTATGGGTGGAGCAATGGATTTAGTCGCTAGTGCGGAAAATATTATTGTAGCTATGATGCATACTAATAGAGCGGGAGAGTCAAAATTGCTTAAAACATGTAGTTTACCGTTAACGGGGGTCGGATGTGTAAAAAAAATAGTGACAAATTTAGCGGTTTTAGAAGTTACAGATAAAGGATTTAGGTTGTTAGAACGTGCGCCAGGGGTGTCTGTAGAAGAGATACAAAAGGCAACAGAAGGAACTTTAATTATCGAAGGAG
This portion of the Olleya sp. Bg11-27 genome encodes:
- a CDS encoding penicillin-binding protein 1A codes for the protein MAKAKKEEVVGFEKYIRWFWVLFLGVLLSIVLFFLLASWGALGKLPDHTQLENPRTNLATEIISSDGKTLAKFYFNDNRTPVPFNELPNHLVEALIATEDARYYEHSGIDGRGTLRAILKPGSGGASTISQQLAKQLLHGEGSTNIFTRVIQKAKEWVIAIRLERQYTKEEIIAQYFNIYDFGNNGDGIRSASNIYFNKEPKDLSIKESAMLVGMFKNSSFYNPIPSRNPVGVKNRRNVVLYQMENYGFISKEVKDSLQKTELDLRFSPQTHRTGTATYFREYLRAFMKDWMNDPKNRKPDGSKYDINSDGLKIYTTIDSRMQKYAELAVARHMPRLQAEFFKQNTPERNKTAPFRDLSTSEVDNLLNNAMMRGERWRILKKAGKSEKEIRASFLKPAKMTIFKWEKDGSPGEVDTIMKPMDSMRYYKSFLHPGMMSMDPQTGHVKAWVGGMNYRHFQYDHVKQGKRQVGSTFKPFVYATAINQLHMSPCDKLPLAPLTIEANKYGNSKAWTPKNDDRNYDGEVTLKHALANSVNTITARLMDKVGPQPVAELAKNLGITSDIPLVPSIALGTPDISVYEMVGAYSGFANQGVYTKPVMVTTIVDKNDTVLYQFVPETRDVLSAETAYVTVKLMEGVTQSGSGSRLRRTWMPKTGVYPEIITGYPYEFKNPIAGKTGTTQNQSDGWFMGMVPNLVTGVWVGAEDRATHFRSITYGQGAAMALPIWGMYMKSCYEDETLDVSTSSFVKPSNLSITVDCTDYVGDEGDSQGLNLPEEDVPDELEM
- a CDS encoding CoA transferase subunit A, with protein sequence MILKTVNSVSEALEGVKDNMTFMLGGFGLSGIPENAIAELVKRNVKGVTCISNNAGVDDFGLGLLLQKKQIKKMVSSYVGENDEFERQMLSGELDVELIPQGTLAERCRAAQAGFPAIFTPAGYGTEVAEGKETREFDGKMYVLEHAFKADFAFVKAWKGDVAGNLIFKGTARNFNPCMAGAAKITVAEVEELVPVGTLDPNQIHIPGIFVQRIFQGDTYEKRIEQRTVRQRS
- a CDS encoding CoA transferase subunit B — translated: MLDKTGIAKRIAQEVQDGYYVNLGIGIPTLVANYVRNDIEVEFQSENGVLGMGPFPFEGEEDADIINAGKQTITTLPGASFFDSATSFAMIRGQHVDLTILGAMEVSENGDIANWKIPGKMVKGMGGAMDLVASAENIIVAMMHTNRAGESKLLKTCSLPLTGVGCVKKIVTNLAVLEVTDKGFRLLERAPGVSVEEIQKATEGTLIIEGDIPEMSL